Below is a window of Gimesia chilikensis DNA.
GGAGTTGACCTTTCGGCTGACGACCAGACTGGTCGGGTTGACGGACCGATAGAGCTGTGACTGACACGTGAAGATATGTACCCAATCAATCATAACTGAAGGCCATGCAGTGTCAATCAGATTCACACACCAGGCAGGATGTTGATAATTTCTCGTCGAGCCCTCCCCGGTCATAATTTTTCCCTGAAGAGTGCGTTTTACCGCTTGACTCCGTACCATGGTACAGAGTCTATAATGCTTCAGGAGGTAAAACATGAGTCAATTAACAATCGGACGTGTCGCTCAGGCCGCTGGCGTGGGAGTCGAAACAGTCCGCTTTTACGAACGCAAAGGTCTGGTCGACCAGCCACGCATCAAAGCCCCCTTCCGGGAATATCCGCCGGAGACCATCGATCGCATTCGGTTCATCAAACGGGCTCAGGAACTGGGGTTCACGCTGGCTGAGGTCGAACAGTTGTTGAGCATTGCAGACAACCCCGGCTCCTCCAAACGTGAGGTCAAGCAGCTGGCGGGACAGAAGCTGTCCGAGATTCGTCAGAAAATCGACGATCTCAAAAGACTGGCTGACACACTCGACTCTCTCTATGAAAAGTGTTCGGGACATGGGGCTCTGGAAGACTGCCCCATCATTTTGTCGATTCTTCCCGCTGAAAAATAAACCATCATCCATCCGATACGGAGATAATAGAATGCAGACTCTTGAACAGACAGAACAGTTTCAGGAAGTGACGGTATCAACCAATCTCAAGTGCCAGTCCTGTTTGAGTAAACTACAGCCATCCCTGGACCAGGCTCCCGAGATCTTCGAATGGAAAGCCGATCTCACGAGCGCCGCAAAGACGGTCACCGCGAAAGTCAGCGGAGCCCAGCCTGCCGAGAAACTGGTCGAAGTGGTCAAGAACGCCGGCTATGAGGCAGCCATCGTAGAGAACCCCCAGCCCGGTCTGGAAATCCTGCAGAGTGAACCTGCGCCTGTTACAGAAGAGAAACCAAAGTTCAGCCTGGCAACCTACAGGCCGCTGCTGCTGGTCGTGTTCTATGTGGCTGGTGCCGCCGCAATTTTAACTTCGATGCAAAATTCAGGCGCGACGCTCGAAAACTTCATGCGTTACTTTATGGGCTGCTTCTTCCTGGGCTTCGCGTTCTTCAAACTGCTCGATGTCAGCAAGTTTGCAGATGCCTTCGCGACCTACGACATCGTGGCCAGGCGATCGCGTCTCTACGCCATGCTCTACCCCTTTCTGGAGTTTGCACTCGGCATCGCATTCATTCTGGGCGTCTTTCCGACCATCGTGAATCTGGTCACCGCCACAGTCATGGGTGTCGGCTTAATCGGAGTCCTGCAGGCAGTCCGCAAACGCCAGGCAATTCAATGTGCCTGCCTGGGAACGGTCTTCAACCTGCCCATGTCCGCAGTGACGATCATCGAAAACACAGCCATGATCCTGATGGCCCTGTTTATGTTGTGGCCCTAGAGTGAAGAGAGTGATGTGAAAGAAAATGCGTGTATTTCGAAGTTACTCAATTGATAGGCATGAATCCAATATCAATTGAATAGAACAATTACTCATCACTCTCAATTGTGATTCTTGATGTCAGGTTCAGATTACGCTTTTTCACGTATCTATCAATGATTTCTTCACTGTTGATTTTATTGGAATCACTTTCATCAGTTATAAATAGTTGGACTAAACCCGATTGAATCTTAAATGGTGTGAACGATAAATAAAAATTATAACCATGCCTGCCAAACCATGAATAAGTCCAAATCTCAAAATCTTCAAAAAGGATCGTTTCGTCAGGTTGTCCACATACCTTAATTAAAAGAGCAGAATCAATTTCTTCATCTTCGAA
It encodes the following:
- a CDS encoding heavy-metal-associated domain-containing protein, with product MQTLEQTEQFQEVTVSTNLKCQSCLSKLQPSLDQAPEIFEWKADLTSAAKTVTAKVSGAQPAEKLVEVVKNAGYEAAIVENPQPGLEILQSEPAPVTEEKPKFSLATYRPLLLVVFYVAGAAAILTSMQNSGATLENFMRYFMGCFFLGFAFFKLLDVSKFADAFATYDIVARRSRLYAMLYPFLEFALGIAFILGVFPTIVNLVTATVMGVGLIGVLQAVRKRQAIQCACLGTVFNLPMSAVTIIENTAMILMALFMLWP
- a CDS encoding MerR family DNA-binding protein is translated as MSQLTIGRVAQAAGVGVETVRFYERKGLVDQPRIKAPFREYPPETIDRIRFIKRAQELGFTLAEVEQLLSIADNPGSSKREVKQLAGQKLSEIRQKIDDLKRLADTLDSLYEKCSGHGALEDCPIILSILPAEK